The following coding sequences are from one Schizosaccharomyces osmophilus chromosome 1, complete sequence window:
- a CDS encoding DNAJ/DUF1977, DNAJB12-like protein, Hsp70 co-chaperone translates to MEASKEEALRCINLARKYLDTGNYQKASKLADKSERILPTSEAEDFRRYMAKERTTNKTKPSAASTGTSNGSSTMRDRTSNAPKSNDFSQASYTREQIEIVRKITKLKEHEYYEILNLTKDCKDLEIKKSYRKLALQLHPDKNHAPNADEAFKKVSKAFQVLSDPNMRAHYDRTGADPESRASTSTSSFAQRAGPGFQGFSGYPQAQMSPEDLFNSFFGDQFFSGGPNTFFFGGPGVRVHQFGGRPRRFRRQQAQDTSSKSTLYQILPILIIVIFAFLSNFTSFDDSSVRAGYSFAPTEKYSAQYVSPKYKVPYYVNPKQYKSLSSRDSYRLANQIEQQYAEKMHAECIKEREYKENQIRKSYGWFFPDEEKLSRAKEISLPHCDEFSRLSYHKSFSNYYYY, encoded by the exons ATGGAGGcaagcaaagaagaagcGCTTCG CTGTATAAATCTCGCCAGAAAGTATTTGGATACAGGCAATTATCAAAAAGCATCCAAACTTGCTGATAAATCCGAACGAATTCTCCCTACATCAGAAGCAGAAGACTTCAGAAGATATATGGCTAAAGAGAGGACTACCAATAAGACGAAGCCTTCTGCCGCATCGACTGGAACTAGTAATGGCTCTTCAACTATGCGTGATAGAACCTCAAATGCACCGAAAAGCAATGATTTTTCTCAGGCATCATACACACGTGAACAGATTGAAATTGTTCggaaaataacaaaattaaaGGAACATGAGTATTACGAAATATTAAATTTGACAAAGGACTGCAAAGATCTAGAGATAAAAAAGTCGTACCGGAAACTCGCATTGCAACTACATCCAGATAAGAATCACGCACCAAATGCTGATGAAGCTTTTAAAA AGGTTTCCAAGGCGTTTCAGGTTCTTTCGGACCCGAACATGAGAGCGCACTACGATCGAACAGGAGCAGACCCAGAATCACGAGCTAGTACCTCTACTTCCTCATTTGCTCAACGGGCTGGTCCGGGTTTCCAGGGTTTTTCTGGCTATCCACAAGCACAGATGTCACCCGAAGATTTGTTCAATTCATTCTTTGGCGATCAGTTCTTTTCAG GAGGACCAAAcacatttttctttggcgGACCTGGAGTTCGTGTTCATCAATTTGGAGGTCGTCCTCGGAGATTCCGTAGGCAACAAGCCCAAGATACTAGTAGCAAGAGTACGCTTTACCAAATCCTCCCCATCCTCATAATTGTTatctttgcatttttgtctaattttacttcttttgacGATTCGTCCGTTCGTGCTGGATACTCCTTTGCGCCTACAGAAAAGTATTCTGCCCAGTACGTGTCTCCGAAATATAAGGTTCCGTACTATGTGAATCCAAAACAATACAAATCTCTGTCTTCTCGAGACTCTTATAGACTGGCTAATCAGATAGAGCAACAATACGCGGAGAAAATGCACGCTGAGTGcattaaagaaagagagTACAAGGAGAATCAGATCCGGAAATCTTATGGTTGGTTCTTCcctgatgaagaaaagttaAGCAGGGcgaaagaaatttctttgCCTCATTGCGATGAGTTTTCTCGGCTCAGTTATcataaatcattttctaaTTATTATTACTATTAA
- a CDS encoding inositol phosphatase, which produces MNVACDITVRDCFTPKKLRVGTPMSTSGPLNNEALTEEDIDCIHSRENKNFELIDLDELHVRLLKGTKIPLSVSMSGPIVVPENFGIVYPNTIFRSSCPNPMNFPFLESLCIRTIVSLRQEEYSEQELAYMASKSIKYYHFGMPGSKYRKQDSTSKGEQSDLKDIDLLVRKSLCVILNKEFWPVLVHCSGGKHRTGIVIGCLRALMSWSAQDSIDEYVSYSYPKEREIDKEYIRDFAADSTLVKSADELKKKYPK; this is translated from the exons ATGAATGTTGCATGCGATATAACCGTGAGAGACTGTTTTACACCGAAGAAGCTGAGAGTGGGAACTCCGATGTCTACATCAGGACCTTTGAATAATGAAGCTCTTACAGAAGAAGACATTGATTGTATACACAGTAGAGAgaacaaaaattttgagTTGATTGATTTGGATGAATTACATGTGAGGTTGCTTAAAGGAACAAAAATTCCATTGTCGGTTTCAATGTCTGGTCCAATAGTTGTACCAGAAAATTTTGGGATTGTTTATCCAAACACAATTTTCCGTTCATCGTGTCCCAACCCGATgaattttcctttccttgaATCTCTGTGCATCCGTACCATTGTCTCTTTGCGTCAAGAAGAATATTCAGAGCAAGAACTTGCATACATGGCTAGCAAGAGTATAAAATATTATCACTTTGGAATGCCAGGGAGCAAATATCGAAAACAGGACTCGACATCAAAAGGAGAACAAAGTGATTTAAAGG ATATTGATCTTTTAGTCAGGAAATCGCTTTGTGTTatattaaataaagaattttgGCCAGTGCTAGTTCATTGCAGCGGGGGCAAG CATCGTACTGGAATCGTGATAGGCTGTCTTCGTGCACTTATGAGTTGGTCTGCGCAGGATAGTATTGACGAATACGT TTCTTATTCTTATCCAAAAGAACGAGAAATAGATAAAGAGTACATTCGAGACTTTGCCGCCGATTCTACCCTTGTAAAATCAGCTgatgaattaaaaaaaaaatatccaaaataa
- the aim19 gene encoding mitochondrial membrane protein,TMEM14 superfamily member Aim19 has protein sequence MDQKNNYSDTFNSYYKTYYPAFVLASIPRALKRPVGGPFAPGCLLCGSFGAVGGLAIGSGDLANGSGISTAWSLAYLMINGKKSIKSFRLYPLALCTFAGINTIGYGRTIFQE, from the exons atggatcaaaaaaataactatAGCGATACCTTCAACAGCTATTACAAGACCTATTACCCAGCATTCG TTTTGGCATCGATACCTAGAGCACTCAAACGCCCTGTAGGAGGACCGTTTGCGCCGGGTTGTTTACTATGTGGAAGCTTCGGAGCAGTTGGCGG ACTAGCAATTGGTAGCGGAG ATTTAGCGAATGGATCAGGAATTTCGACAGCATGGTCTTTAGCCTATTTGATGATTAATGGAAAGAAATCGATTAAATCATTCCGATTATACCCTCTAGCCCTATGTACATTTGCAGGAATAAATACGATCGGTTATGGGCGTACCATATTCCAGGAATAA
- a CDS encoding xylose and arabinose reductase, producing MSEINEEPKHIQLPSGLSLPRIGFGVFRIKYADCYDLVTAALDAGYRRIDTSEVFGNEDVCGKAVIDWCERNRAPRTDIILSTKLANCSDYAATRASIRSSLHHLGTYIDIFSIFSPAAGSKARIESWGVMEEFIERGDIRYVGVCNYGTKHLEELYASKPKYFPIVNQIELHPFLARDEIVNWCKGHNILVEAYSPLTNGIRLQDSTLVELANAVGVDVPKLLLRWSLQKGYVPIVQCTNRDQIKHNLDIFSFHIPKEIEDKITSLDEHWHADSSYDPTICE from the coding sequence atgagTGAAATAAACGAAGAGCCTAAGCATATTCAGCTTCCAAGTGGGTTGTCTTTACCGAGAATTGGATTTGGCGTTTTTCGAATCAAGTATGCAGACTGTTATGACCTGGTGACTGCAGCATTGGACGCAGGATATCGACGGATTGATACTTCTGAAGTGTTTGGAAATGAGGATGTGTGTGGAAAAGCCGTAATTGATTGGTGTGAGCGAAATCGAGCTCCTAGAACAGATATCATTTTGAGCACAAAATTAGCTAACTGTTCTGATTATGCGGCAACACGCGCTTCCATTCGTAGCAGTCTGCATCATTTGGGTACTTATATTGAtattttttccatctttTCTCCGGCAGCCGGCAGTAAAGCTAGAATCGAAAGCTGGGGAGTCATGGaagaatttattgaaagaGGAGATATCCGTTATGTGGGCGTCTGTAATTACGGAACTAAGCACCTAGAAGAACTATATGCTTCTAAACCAAAGTACTTTCCCATAGTTAATCAGATCGAACTACATCCTTTTCTTGCCAGAGACGAAATTGTGAATTGGTGTAAAGGACACAACATCCTTGTGGAAGCCTACTCACCTCTCACAAATGGAATTCGTCTTCAAGATTCAACGCTCGTGGAACTTGCTAATGCCGTCGGCGTTGATGTTCCCAAATTATTGCTTCGTTGGAGTCTTCAAAAGGGTTATGTACCTATCGTCCAGTGTACGAACCGTGATCAAATTAAACATAATTTGGATATTTTCTCCTTTCATATTCCcaaagaaatagaagatAAAATTACCTCGCTTGACGAACATTGGCATGCCGATTCTTCTTACGACCCTACTATTTGCGAATAA
- the rar1 gene encoding cytoplasmic methionine-tRNA ligase Mrs1 gives MATIKLQFPASLKTSYTFANSLKVAISIHEYGVKAPIEGAANCSSVRLLDAKDSEKFISDANAIVSYLYWQQKNVSFEEFLNSKMSILDWEALTFGHFVKEAAENKNFNQLLSLLQEIIKQDSVSENFTPVEIALVADIHFCVANGAGLEGYPELSKWYLKTEKNPSFVKALRVCLEKSLGQPAEISAKVPISTETRNVQTSSLMRERNPSEKLLPKANEANILITSALPYVNNVPHLGNIVGSTLSADVFARYHRARNHNTLYICGTDEYGTATETKALEEGMSPKELCDKYNVLHKQVYDWFEIEFDEFGRTTTPKQTEIAQHIFKKLHENGFMSADSMTQLYCEVHNGYLADRYVEGICPKCQYEDARGDQCDKCGGLLNAFELVEPKCKLDGSKPVKRETRHVFLSLDKLQPAVETWATEAAVEGKWTVNGRAITESWLKEGLRPRCITRDLKWGTPVPLEEFKDKVLYVWFDAPIGYISMTANYTDEWEKWWRNPEQVKLYQFMGKDNVPFHTVIFPSSLLGTKEKWTMLHHINTTDYLNYETGKFSKSRGVGVFGNTAQDIGLSPSVWRYYLLSTRPETSDTMFTWKDFITRHNSELLANVGNFVNRTLKFTTAKYNGIVPHYLENASVGAAKLKTDFVQDVNMLLKKYNAALEQSKLREGLRLAMEISARGNQYLQDNRVDNKCFLYERQKCADAIGYSLNLIYLLASIMYPYMPSVSSSINKQLNAPAMAITGDFSLPLLPGHRIGEPEYLFSRIDESMEEKWRIKYGGVDVQKETA, from the exons ATGGCAACTATTAAATTGCAGTTTCCTGCATCTTTAAAGACTTCGTATACGTTTGCAAACTCTTTGAAAGTTGCTATTTCAATTCACGAATATGGTGTAAAAGCTCCTATTGAAGGAG CTGCAAATTGCTCTTCTGTTCGATTGCTAGATGCCAAAGATTcagaaaaatttatttctgATGCCAATGCAATCGTAAG TTATTTGTATTGGcaacaaaagaatgtttcttttgaagagtTCCTGAACTCTAAAATGTCTATTTTGGATTGGGAAGCTTTAACCTTTGGTCATTTTGTGAAAGAAGCTGCCgagaataaaaattttaatcAACTGTTGAGCCTTTTACAGGAAATAATCAAGCAAGACTCTGTTTCTGAAAACTTTACCCCTGTAGAAATTGCTCTCGTTGCTGATATCCATTTCTGCGTCGCCAATGGAGCTGGTTTGGAAGGGTACCCAGAATTGAGTAAGTGGTATTTaaaaactgaaaagaacCCTTCTTTCGTAAAGGCTTTACGGGTCTGTCTCGAGAAATCTTTAGGTCAACCTGCCGAGATTTCCGCCAAGGTTCCTATTTCTACAGAAACTCGTAACGTCCAAACTAGCAGTTTGATGCGTGAACGAAATCCATCTGAGAAGCTTCTTCCTAAAGCAAATGAAGCCAACATTTTAATTACTTCTGCTTTGCCTTATGTAAACAATGTTCCTCACTTGGGTAATATTGTCGGAAGCACCCTCAGTGCTGATGTCTTTGCTCGTTATCATCGTGCCCGCAATCATAACACTCTCTATATTTGCGGTACTGATGAATATGGTACCGCTACCGAGACCAaagctttggaagaaggTATGTCTCCCAAAGAACTTTGTGACAAGTATAATGTTTTACACAAGCAGGTCTACGATTGGTTTGAAATCGAGTTTGACGAATTTGGTCGTACTACTACTCCAAAACAGACTGAGATTGCCCAACacatcttcaaaaaattgcaTGAAAACGGATTCATGTCTGCTGATTCTATGACTCAATTATATTGTGAAGTTCATAATGGATATCTCGCTGATCGATATGTTGAAGGAATCTGTCCTAAATGCCAATATGAGGATGCTCGAGGTGATCAATGTGATAAATGTGGTGGTCTTCTGAATGCTTTTGAACTCGTTGAACCCAAGTGTAAGTTGGATGGCTCTAAACCTGTCAAGCGTGAAACGCGCCACGTTTTCTTGTCTTTAGATAAGTTACAACCTGCTGTTGAAACCTGGGCCACTGAAGCTGCCGTTGAGGGTAAATGGACTGTGAACGGACGAGCCATTACTGAATCTTGGTTGAAGGAAGGACTTCGTCCTCGCTGCATTACTCGTGACCTGAAATGGGGTACGCCAGTTCCTTTGGAGGAATTCAAAGACAAAGTTCTTTATGTATGGTTTGATGCTCCTATTGGTTACATCAGCATGACTGCTAACTACACTGATGAATGGGAGAAATGGTGGAGAAATCCTGAGCAAGTCAAACTGTATCAATTCATGGGCAAGGATAATGTTCCTTTCCATACTGTCATTTTCCCTTCCTCTCTGTTGGGTACGAAGGAAAAATGGACAATGTTGCACCACATTAACACAACCGATTATTTGAATTATGAGACTGGCAAATTCTCAAAGTCTCGGGGTGTCGGTGTCTTTGGTAACACGGCTCAAGATATCGGTTTATCTCCTTCCGTTTGGCGTTATTACCTTTTATCTACTCGTCCTGAAACTTCCGATACCATGTTTACTTGGAAAGATTTCATTACTAGACACAATTCCGAGTTGCTTGCTAATGTTGGTAATTTTGTAAACCGCACTCTCAAATTTACCACTGCCAAATACAATGGAATTGTTCCTCATTATTTAGAGAATGCATCTGTTGGAGCCGCCAAGTTGAAGACAGACTTCGTTCAAGATGTTAACATgttattgaaaaagtacaaTGCTGCGCTTGAGCAATCGAAATTGCGTGAAGGACTTCGACTTGCGATGGAAATTTCGGCTCGTGGTAATCAATACCTTCAAGATAACCGCGTTGACAACAAGTGTTTCTTGTATGAAAGACAAAAGTGTGCCGATGCGATTGGTTATTCTCTGAACTTGATTTATTTGCTTGCTTCTATAATGTATCCATATATGCCTAGTGTAAGCTCCAGTATCAATAAGCAATTGAATGCTCCTGCGATGGCTATTACTGGCGATTTCTCTCTTCCTTTACTTCCTGGTCACAGAATTGGAGAGCCTGAATATTTGTTCTCCCGCATTGACGAAagcatggaagaaaaatggCGTATTAAGTACGGTGGTGTCGATgtccaaaaagaaactgcTTAA
- a CDS encoding mitochondrial fission protein TPR repeat-like: protein MSSSSADSYGHHIRNRFNSEQPNPSVGTTFEYGWYLISRRCAQDVEEGIIMLRRCMEYDLALYRESMYSIALGYSFLKRYDDARYCTTTLLREYPNDMEAIKLHAELKEMRDREAIAASSCIAVCTATTFGLLLASWIHALVTKDR from the coding sequence ATGAGTTCCTCCAGCGCAGACAGTTACGGTCACCACATCCGAAACCGCTTCAATTCCGAGCAGCCAAATCCAAGTGTTGGTACAACCTTTGAGTATGGCTGGTACCTGATTTCTCGGCGGTGCGCTCAGGATGTCGAAGAAGGCATTATCATGCTTCGACGTTGTATGGAGTATGACCTTGCTCTGTATCGAGAGTCAATGTATTCAATAGCCCTAGGATACAGCTTTCTAAAAAGATACGATGATGCTCGCTACTGCACGACGACACTTTTGCGTGAATACCCGAACGACATGGAAGCAATTAAACTTCACGCTGAGTTGAAGGAAATGAGAGACAGAGAAGCGATTGCTGCAAGCTCCTGTATTGCTGTTTGTACAGCCACGACTTTTGGTCTCCTCTTAGCTTCTTGGATCCACGCATTAGTTACGAAAGATCGTTAG
- the bop1 gene encoding ubiquitin-protein ligase E3, RNF126-like protein: protein MESLPVVWYCHACGNEFQQPGNCTRCNSDFVEMIEPTTAPQDDPRVQNIIPIPELADPNAMLQNIFRAFGTQAEPSESQPNPAPENEATNPFADPHSGELPNAAQSESTPDSSFPRDTTPNPNGTPFVTPGIVNVGQVHNLFQTLLGPGLNRLSRSPTSSQPSSANTHETAPHGVDPAGTDPAEHLTGAYVDTPLHEALPSYASSVNQQAQDATANSGQQPPVNEQSQSTDEGQPGFFRSNSGLPFAAQSFVFSMGPNGTLHQVNTPSEGAQDTQAGAIPIADLGSILERVFGSLNQNEGQTGEGETPFNAANIFSNVFNLAGNPGDYAWGARGLDDIISQLMEQAQGHNAPPPASEEIISKLKIRSPPVDLLGEDNECTICMENFKETDQVIELPCSHFFHENCVKPWLRVNGTCAICRAPIDPSIKVNEGSSDSQELRETVNSENPYQREAHRATTFEGNEPNESSARPNVDASSSANNYVDEEPLE from the exons ATGGAGTCACTACCAGTAGTTTGGTACTGCCATGCTTGTGGAAATGAATTTCAGCAACCTGGAAATTGTACCAGATGTAATAGTGACTTTGTCGAAATG atTGAGCCTACTACGGCTCCTCAGGATGATCCTAGAgttcaaaatataattCCTATACCAGAGCTGGCTGATCCTAATGCTATGTTACAGAACATATTTCGTGCCTTTGGCACCCAGGCCGAACCGTCTGAATCCCAACCGAATCCAGCTCCTGAAAATGAAGCTACAAATCCATTCGCCGATCCCCATTCTGGTGAATTACCGAATGCTGCACAGTCTGAGTCGACACCGGATTCATCCTTCCCTCGAGATACGACTCCCAATCCAAATGGAACTCCATTTGTTACGCCCGGAATTGTGAATGTAGGGCAAGTACATAATCTGTTTCAGACTCTATTAGGCCCCGGGTTAAACCGTTTGTCTAGATCTCCTACCTCAAGCCAACCTTCCTCCGCCAATACCCATGAGACGGCCCCTCATGGTGTTGACCCTGCAGGAACGGATCCAGCTGAGCATTTAACTGGAGCCTATGTAGATACTCCTCTACACGAGGCGCTTCCTTCTTATGCTTCTTCGGTCAATCAACAGGCTCAAGATGCGACTGCTAATTCTGGACAACAACCTCCAGTTAATGAGCAGTCTCAGTCAACTGATGAAGGTCAACCTGGATTTTTTAGATCTAACTCAGGACTGCCTTTTGCTGCTcaaagttttgttttctccaTGGGCCCTAATGGAACCTTACATCAAGTAAACACTCCTAGTGAAGGTGCTCAAGATACTCAAGCAGGTGCTATTCCTATCGCGGACCTTGGATCTATTTTGGAAAGAGTTTTTGGCTCTTTAAACCAAAATGAAGGTCAAACTGGTGAAGGTGAAACTCCATTCAATGCTGCTAACATTTTTTCGAACGTCTTCAATTTGGCTGGAAATCCAGGAGATTATGCTTGGGGTGCAAGAGGATTAGATGACATTATTTCGCAGCTAATGGAGCAAGCGCAAGGTCACAATGCACCTCCTCCTGCTtcagaagaaattatttcCAAACTTAAAATACGATCTCCTCCGGTTGATCTATTAGGGGAAGATAATGAATGTACGATATGTATGgaaaattttaaagaaactGATCAGGTTATCGAGCTTCCTTGTAgccatttttttcatgaaaatTGTGTGAAGCCCTGGCTGCGTGTAAATGGAACTTGTGCTATCTGCCGTGCTCCTATTGATCCTTCCATTAAGGTAAATGAAGGTTCAAGCGATTCTCAAGAATTACGAGAAACAGTCAATTCTGAAAATCCTTATCAACGTGAAGCTCATAGAGCTACGacttttgaaggaaatgagCCTAATGAAAGCAGCGCAAGACCAAACGTTGATGCATCATCATCAGCTAATAATTATGTGGACGAGGAACCTTTGGAGTAA
- the pgr1 gene encoding mitochondrial glutathione reductase Pgr1, with product MPPTTKAFDYLVIGGGSGGLASARRAAKYGAKVGLVEASGRLGGTCVNYGCVPKKIMWNIADLVAKMKTAPQQGFPESNIGRFDWGLIKRKRDAYIKRLNGIYERNVNNDGVLYISGHASFISPTEVAVDMLDGSGVQTFSAKNILIAVGGRPIWPSHIPGAEYGIDSDGFFELEEQPKKVAVVGAGYIAIELAGVFAALGTETHLFIRRDKFLRRFDPIVSDGIMKHFEHLGIHIHKNSDEFSKIEKLPSSQLRLHSEQSALDVDSLLWAVGRTPKTEGLRLDRAGVKTLPSGHVVADEYQRTNVPSVLSLGDVVGKIELTPVAIAAGRRLSDRLFGGVKDAHLDYINVPSVVFAHPEAGTIGFTEQEAIDKYGENEIKVYNSTFRGLNYALVDEENKVPTTYKLICAGPLQKVVGLHMVGDFSSEILQGFGVAIKMGATKADFDNCVAIHPTSAEELVTLV from the exons ATGCCTCCTACTACAAAAGCATTTGATTATTTAGTTATTGGCGGTGGAAGCG GTGGTCTTGCATCTGCTCGACGTGCAGCCAAATATGGTGCCAAGGTAGGCTTGGTTGAAGCTTCTGGTCGCTTAGGTGGTACTTGTGTAAATTATGGCTGTGtccccaaaaaaataatgtgGAATATCGCCGATTTGGTTGCCAAGATGAAAACCGCTCCTCAACAAGGATTTCCTGAAAGCAACATCGGTCGCTTCGACTGGGGCcttattaaaagaaagcgaGATGCTTATATTAAAAGATTGAATGGAATCTACGAGCGTAATGTCAACAATGATGGTGTTTTATATATTTCTGGTCATGCCAGCTTTATTTCACCCACGGAAGTTGCCGTGGATATGTTGGACGGCTCTGGCGTTCAAACCTTTTCTGCGAAAAACATTCTCATCGCCGTGGGTGGTCGACCTATCTGGCCTTCTCATATACCCGGTGCCGAGTACGGTATTGACAGTGATGGATTTTTCGAATTGGAAGAACAACCCAAGAAAGTTGCCGTTGTCGGTGCTGGATACATTGCTATAGAACTGGCTGGTGTTTTTGCCGCTCTAGGTACAGAAACCCATTTGTTTATTCGCCGTGACAAATTTTTGCGCCGCTTTGACCCCATTGTCAGCGATGGGATTATGAAGCACTTTGAACATCTCGGTATTCATATACATAAAAACTCCGACGAGTTTAGCAAGATTGAAAAGCTCCCATCCTCTCAATTGCGTCTTCATAGCGAACAAAGCGCTTTAGACGTCGACAGCCTCCTTTGGGCCGTCGGTCGTACCCCCAAGACTGAGGGTTTGCGTCTTGACCGGGCTGGCGTTAAGACTCTCCCTAGTGGACACGTTGTTGCTGATGAATACCAACGCACAAATGTTCCTTCTGTCCTCTCTTTGGGTGACGTTGTTGGCAAGATTGAGCTCACTCCCGTAGCCATTGCTGCAGGTCGTCGTTTGTCTGACCGTCTCTTTGGAGGGGTTAAGGACGCTCATTTGGATTATATTAATGTCCCCTCTGTTGTTTTCGCTCATCCCGAGGCCGGTACTATTGGTTTTACTGAACAGGAAGCTATTGATAAATATGGCGAAAACGAGATTAAGGTCTACAATTCCACTTTTAGAGGTCTGAATTACGCTTTGGTCGATGAAGAGAATAAGGTCCCTACTACATACAAACTTATCTGTGCTGGTCCTCTCCAAAAGGTCGTTGGTTTGCACATGGTTGGTGacttttcttcagaaatTCTTCAAGGTTTCGGTGTAGCTATAAAGA TGGGTGCTACCAAAGCTGACTTTGATAACTGCGTCGCAATTCATCCTACTTCTGCTGAGGAATTGGTTACTTTAGTTTAA
- a CDS encoding protein tyrosine/serine/threonine phosphatase, which translates to MSVHQDEQTWKPLFSEIHSSVQGAEASLQNDGSIEKAINQVGYADSLDQISKIDENIYISSWKAASRKDLLEKNNIQYVLSAMSVDPKLNLPSNQHLWIPMEDGSSQNILQHISKTIKFIDQAIASNSGVLVHCFAGVSRSVTLVSAYLMKKNDWNPEKALSYISTKRLNISPNPSFFKQLQVLYECSFELTQQQRPYRLWLFHKYGDFAVLNIRVPSDVNYTESVRARAGQTEIRCKKCRFILASSDYIIPHEPKNKPANVRCTHYFLEPIRWMQPELEQGNLEGRFDCPKCSSKIGSYRWQGMQCSCLEWVCPALSVMQSRVDAVRKII; encoded by the coding sequence ATGTCAGTGCACCAGGATGAACAGACATGGAAGCCTCTATTCAGTGAGATACATTCTTCAGTTCAAGGAGCAGAAGCTTCTCTTCAAAACGATGGGTCCATTGAGAAAGCTATCAACCAGGTTGGCTACGCAGACTCTCTAGACcaaatttccaaaattgatgaaaatatcTACATCAGCAGTTGGAAGGCTGCATCCAGGAAGGATTTGCTGGAAAAGAACAACATACAATACGTTTTAAGTGCTATGAGCGTAGATCCAAAATTGAACTTACCAAGCAATCAACACTTATGGATCCCTATGGAGGATGGAAGTTCACAAAACATTTTGCAGCATATTTCGAAAACGATTAAGTTTATAGACCAAGCCATTGCTTCCAATTCTGGTGTTCTTGTACACTGTTTCGCTGGGGTATCTAGGTCCGTCACTTTAGTATCAGCTTActtaatgaagaaaaacgatTGGAATCCCGAGAAAGCTTTAAGCTATATTTCTACCAAGCGTTTAAATATTTCTCCAAACCcaagtttttttaaacaactGCAAGTATTATATGAATGCAGTTTTGAGCTTACTCAACAGCAACGTCCATATCGACTTTGGCTCTTCCATAAGTATGGTGATTTCGCTGTCCTAAACATAAGAGTGCCATCAGATGTAAATTATACTGAATCGGTTCGGGCTCGTGCAGGGCAAACTGAAATCCGCTGTAAGAAATGCAGATTTATACTTGCGTCGTCCGACTACATTATTCCTCATGagccaaaaaataaaccagCAAATGTTCGATGTACTCATTATTTTCTTGAGCCTATTCGTTGGATGCAGCCCGAGTTGGAACAAGGAAATTTAGAGGGTCGTTTTGACTGCCCCAAATGCAGTTCGAAAATTGGTTCCTACCGATGGCAAGGAATGCAATGTAGTTGCCTAGAGTGGGTTTGTCCTGCTCTCAGTGTTATGCAGTCTCGTGTAGATGCTGTTCGAAAAATCATTTAG